From one Pecten maximus chromosome 8, xPecMax1.1, whole genome shotgun sequence genomic stretch:
- the LOC117332475 gene encoding piwi-like protein 1 codes for MSGRARGRSRGRSRGSGTPQEEPSRRPGEEQQRVQPPTAAAPAPTPGGATSVAGSGRASYRGGVTAPRPGAGDAPRAPVEEMAQLRVGTGDARQIGKRRADFRYTDVNTRPAHITDKKGSSGTPLPLATNFFTFDCDEDWSLYQYHVDFNPMIDSRKMRAGLLFTHADLLGPTRVFDGMILYLPHKLPQEVTEVFSQTKRDNENIRITIKLTNTFHSTSPQCLHLYNVIFKRILNLINMQQIGRNYYNMDLAVDITQHKLRVVPGFITSILQYENKAMLCADISHKIMRMDTVLDMMYDMYHSNDRSGESFVDRCTKKFVGSIVLTRYNNKTHRVDDIDWDIHPTSTFSRRDGEISFKDYYRKSYDKDIRDDQQPMLVSRAKPREVKMGRPEKILLVPELCILTGLSDDVRSDFSVMRDVASHTRIAPEGRCNTLSGFMNQINTTPAVVQELRGWRLRFSQNLLQLAGRVLPKEAIYLSNAQCTYKQEDADWSRDLRGKQLVTSVPLSNWVICYTKRDSANASDLVNTLSKVGPPMGMAINRPKQCELPDDRSSTYLDNLKRAVTRDTQLVMCILPSNRKDRYDAIKKACCVDHPVPSQCVVGRTLVKKQMLMSVATKIAIQLNCKLGGEVWRLDIPLKNLMVIGIDTYHDSASKGRSVGGVVCSINRTITRFYSRCTFQHTAQELNDGLKICVKDALKRYHEENGSLPEKIVIFRDGVGDGQLPAVHEHEVPQVVGTIKECAGDDYNVKIAVVVVKKRINSRFFAKAGRTFTNPVPGTVIDTEVTKPEWFDFFLVSQSVRQGTVTPTHFNVIFDTTGLKPDHMQRLTYKMTHLYYNWPGTIRVPAPCQYAHKLAFLVGQSIHKEPSFDLADRLYFL; via the exons ATGTCGGGACGGGCCAGAGGACGATCCAGAGGTCGATCTCGAGGAAGTGGAACTCCTCAAGAAGAACCTTCAAGACGCCCTGGGGAGGAGCAACAGAGAGTCCAACCA CCAACGGCTGCTGCACCAGCTCCCACTCCAGGTGGGGCAACCAGTGTAGCAGGTAGTGGTAGGGCAAGTTATCGTGGGGGAGTAACTGCTCCAAGACCAGGCGCAGGAGATGCCCCAAGAGCTCCAGTCGAGGAAATGGCTCAACTAAGAGTGGGAACTGGAGATGCTCGACAAATAGGAAAACGAAGGGCTGACTTCCGTTATACAGATGTTAACACCCGTCCAGCTCACATCACTGACAAAAAGG GAAGTTCAGGAACTCCTTTACCTCTAGCAACCAACTTTTTCACTTTTGATTGTGATGAGGACTGGTCTCTTTACCAATACCACgtggattttaacccaatgaTCGACAGTCGCAAGATGAGGGCAGGTCTGCTGTTCACACATGCGGATCTACTTGGACCAACTAGAGTCTTTGATGGCATGATCCTGTATTTACCTCATAAGCTACCACAAGAG GTGACCGAGGTTTTCAGTCAGACAAAACGTGACAATGAAAATATTCGTATTACTATCAAGCTGACAAACACATTTCACAGCACCAGTCCTCAATGCttacatttgtacaatgtaatcttCAAAAG GATCTTGAACCTAATCAACATGCAACAAATTGGTAGAAACTATTACAACATGgaccttgctgttgacattaCTCAGCACAA ACTAAGAGTGGTGCCTGGATTCATTACCTCAATATTGCAATATGAAAACAAGGCCATGTTGTGTGCAGACATCTCCCACAAAATTATGCGAATGGATACAGTATTGGATATGATGTACGACATGTACCATTCTAATGACAGAAGTGGAGAGTCATTTGTTGACAGATGCACAAAAAAGTTTGTTGGAAGTATTGTCCTTACACG ATACAACAATAAAACCCATCGTGTGGATGACATTGATTGGGATATTCACCCAACCAGCACCTTTTCCAGACGAGACGGTGAAATCTCTTTCAAAGATTACTACAGAAAG TCATATGACAAAGATATCCGGGATGATCAACAGCCCATGCTGGTAAGCAGAGCCAAGCCAAGGGAGGTGAAGATGGGACGCCCTGAAAAAATACTACTTGTTCCAGAACTGTGCATACTGACAG GACTGTCTGATGATGTCAGAAGTGATTTTTCTGTAATGAGAGATGTTGCCTCCCATACAAGAATTGCTCCAGAGGGAAGATGCAACACACTGTCTGGATTCATGAACCAAATCAACAC AACCCCTGCTGTTGTACAAGAGCTCAGGGGATGGAGACTTCGGTTCTCACAGAACTTGCTGCAGCTTGCAGGACGTGTCCTACCAAAGGAAGCCATCTATCTCTCCAATGCGCAG TGCACCTACAAGCAAGAGGATGCTGATTGGAGCAGGGATCTTCGAGGCAAACAGCTAGTGACAAGTGTACCATTGAGCAATTGGGTCATTTGTTATACCAAGCGTGATTCAGCCAATGCTTCAGATCTAGTGAATACTCTCAGCAAGGTGGGACCTCCAATGGGCATGGCAATCAACCGCCCCAAACA GTGCGAGCTACCTGATGACCGATCCTCTACCTATTTGGATAATCTCAAAAGGGCTGTCACCAGGGATACACAGCTGGTAATGTGTATCCTTCCATCAAACAGAAAAGATCGCTATGATGCCATCAAGAAGGCATGTTGTGTTGACCACCCAG TACCTAGCCAGTGTGTGGTTGGCCGTACTCTGGTCAAGAAACAAATGTTGATGTCTGTGGCGACAAAGATTGCCATCCAGCTCAACTGCAAACTCGGAGGAGAGGTTTGGCGTCTTGACATCCCA CTGAAGAATCTCATGGTCATTGGAATAGACACTTACCACGACTCTGCAAGTAAAGGAAGATCAGTGGGAGGCGTTGTATGCAGCATCAATAGAACAATCACAAGATTCTACTCCAGATGTACCTTCCAACACACTGCACAGGAGCTCAATGATGGTCTCAAAATCTGTGTGAAAG ATGCATTGAAGAGATATCATGAGGAGAATGGCTCGTTGCCCGAGAAAATTGTCATCTTCAGGGATGGTGTTGGTGATGGGCAGCTCCCTGCTGTACACGAACACGAGGTACCACAAGTTGTGGGAACAATCAAGGAATGTGCTGGGGATGACTACAA TGTGAAGATAGCCGTTGTAGTAGTTAAAAAGAGGATCAACAGCCGATTTTTCGCAAAAGCAGGGAGGACGTTCACCAACCCTGTACCTGGAACAGTTATAGACACAGAAGTTACCAAACCTGAATG GTTTGACTTCTTTTTGGTGTCACAGTCAGTGCGTCAAGGAACGGTGACACCCACTCATTTCAATGTCATCTTTGACACCACTGGACTGAAGCCTGATCACATGCAAAGGCTTACGTACAAGATGACACATCTGTACTACAACTGGCCG GGAACCATCCGTGTGCCGGCCCCATGCCAATATGCGCACAAGCTGGCCTTCCTGGTGGGCCAGTCCATTCATAAAGAACCTTCATTTGACCTTGCTGACCGCCTGTACTTCTTGTAG